ATGTCCAGCGGCTGCACGAACTCGGCGTCGTTGTCGAGGATGCGCTTGTCGCGGGCGATGTGGCCGATGGAGCGGATGGTGTTGCCACCGATCTTGCGGGTGCGCTCGGCGATGGCGTCGGTCATCGCGAAGATTTCCGTGGCATGCTCGTCCAGCAGCAGGTGGTAGTCGCGGAAGTGCGGACCGCTGACATGCCAGTGGAAGTTCTTGGTCTTCAGATAGAGAGCGAAGACGTCGGCGAGCAGGCGGTTGAGCGCGGCGGAAAGATCGCGAGTGGCGTTCTTGCTCAGGTCAGAAGGCGTGGCCAGGGCCGGTGCGCGGCGCACCGCGGGTTTCGCTGCGGCCGGCTTGGCGGCGGGTTTGCTGGCGGCGGCCTTGGCGGCCGGTTTGGCGGCTGTCTTGGCTGCAGGTTTGGCGGCCGCCTTCGCTGCCGGCTTCGTAGCGGCGGGTTTTGCCGCCGCAGGTTTCTTCGGAGCCGATGCGGATTTCTTCATCACAAATCACCTCTACGAAAGATCACGATACCTGTGGATGCCCTCCCGTTCGGGATAGGGCTGACTCAGCGGTCTTGAGCCTATCTCGCTCACCGTCGATTGCAAGTCGACATCAACCGGCGCCGAGCGTTCCTCTTGACTCGGATCAGTCGCGCAGCGGCTTGCGGAAATACACCACGCGCTCGGTTTCGACGAAGCCCAGCGCGCGATGCAGGGCATGGCTGGCGTGATTGTCGAGCGCCGCATCGGAGGCGAAATCCCGACAGCCCCGCGCAACGCCCCAGACCTGTACGGCACGCACCAGGGCGCGTGCGACACCCTGCCGGCGCGCCGACTCGGCAACGTAGATGCCTTCGAGGAACAGCACCGGCGTACCCTCGGTACCGTTGACTTAATCGTTGTGCACCGCCGCCTCGGCCAGCCCCAGCGCCTTGCCTGCGGCATCGCGGGCGAGGAACGCGCAGTAGCGCTGCGGATGCCCGAGGATATCCCGCGCCTCATCGCGAAATTCCGCCTCGTGATCCCCCGGCCAGAGCCGCAGGCGCAGCTCGATCCAATCGTCGAGATCGGCCGTTGTCGCCTGTCGTACCCGCAGCCTGTCCATCAACCGTTCCCCGGGGTGAAGCGGAAGCATGCGTCGAGCTGGCTGTAGCCCATGCCGACGCCCTTGTGCACCTTGAGCTGCACCGGAATGCGCTCCTTGAGCGCTTCGACGTGGCTGATCACGCCGATGGTCTTGCCCGTCGCGTTGAGGCTGTCGAGGGCGTCCAGCGCCACTTCCAGCGTCTCGCCATCGAGGGTGCCGAAACCTTCGTCGAGGAACAGCGAGTCGATGCTGGTCTTGTGGCTGACCAGGTCGGACAGTGCCAATGCCAGCGCCAGGCTGACCAGGAAGCTCTCGCCGCCGGACAGCGTCTTGCAGTCGCGGGCGGTGTCGCCCTGCCAGGTATCGACCACTTCCAGTTCCAGCTCGCCGTCGCTGCGCCGCGCCAGTTGGTAGCGACCGTGCAGGCGCTGCAACTGGCGGTTGGCGAGGTGCACCAGGTGATCGAGGGTCAGGCCCTGGGCAAAGCGCCGGTAGCGCGCACCGTCGGCGGCACCGATCAGGCTGTTCAGGCGCTGCCAGAGGTCATGTTCCTCCTCCTGCCGGCGGATCGCCTCGAACAGGCTCTGCTGGCTGGCGCGCCGCGCATCGTCACCCTGCAACTGCGCGCGGATTTCCCCCTGGCGCTGGCCCAGTTCGCGCAGCTCGGCGTTGAGGGTGAGCAGTTGCTGGTTCAACTCATCCAGCGACAGATCGCCGTGCGGCTCGGCGTTCAGGCGCTCGACATCCTTCAACGCCGCCGTACGCAAGGCCACGGCCTCGGTGATGGCGGTTTCCAGTTTCTGCCTGAGGGTGCCGAGCTCGGCGCGCTGGGCATCATCCAGCAGCGCAGCGAGGTACGCAGGCTCGTCGGCGAACGGGCTTTGCGCCAGCGCGTGCTGCCAGGCCGCCGCGCTTTGCGCCAGGCGAGCCTGATCCTGTTGCAGACGCTCCAGCAGCGACTGTTCGCGGCCCTGTAGCGCATCGGCCTGGCGTTGGCTGGCGCCCAGGCGCGCCTCGGATTCGGCCAACGCCTGCTGCGGGTCCTCCGCGCGCGGCACCACGCTCCGCGCCTCGAACGCCGCCGCCTGCCAACGCTGCTGCCACTGCTGCGCGGTCTCCCGCGCCACGCCTGCGGCCTGCGCCGCCTCGCGCTCGGCGGCAGCCAGTTGCTGGCCGAGTTGCTGGTCCCGCTGCCAGCGCTGCCACTCCCCGGTGCGCTCGGCCAGCCATTGCTCGCCGTCTTCCGGCAGGTCATAGCCCAGTTCCGTCAGGGCGGCGGCCAGGGTTTCCTCCTGCTGTCGCAGCTCGGCACGCTGGCTGGCGATCTGCTGCGTACGCTCGTCCTGGCGCTGCCGGGCGAACTGCTGCTCGCCCTCGAAGAGCGCCAGCTGCTGCGCCGCCTCGCTGTGCTTCCGTTCGGCGTCAACCCGCGCCTGTACAGCGTCCTGCTGGCGGACCTTGTGTTCTTCCAACGCCGTCAGTTGTCGTTGCAGATCGGCCAGCGCCGTTTCGTGACGCTGGCGCTCGGTGGCCAGTGCCTGTTCATCGACCAGTTGCAGCCCCTGCGCCGCACAGTGTTGCTGCCAGGCGTCCTGCTGCTGCCGGAGCGCCGCTTCGGCTTCATCGAGCTGGCGTTGTCCCTGCTGTAGCTGCGCTTCGAGTTCGGCCAGTTCGCCACGCAGGGCAACGCCCTGGCTCTCCAGCTCCGCCAGCGCGCGCCGGCTCTCGTCGAGCGCGGTCTGGGTGGCCGACACGTCCAGCGCCTGGTAGGCCTCCACCGCCGGGTGCTGCAAGGAGCCGCAGAGCGGACAGGCTTCGCCGGGCTGCAACTGCGCGCGCCAGTGTTCGAGCTGGTGGATGCGCTGCTCCTGCTGCAGGAGCTTTTCCCGGTCGGCGACCTGCTGCTGCGTCGCCTTGTAGCGCTCGCGCAGGACGACGATGGCGCCATCGCGCTCGCCCTTGCGCTGGCGCAGCGCAAGCAGTTCCGGTTGCCAGCGGGCCAGTTGCGCGGCGGCCTGGGCCCGTGCCTGGGCGATCTGTTCCAGGCGGTCGAAGCCACGACCCAGCGCCTGCAACTGCTGCGCGCGGTCGCGCAGTTGCGCTTCGGTCGCGCCGGCCAGCAATGACTCCAGTTGCTGCCGGGCGGCGGACTCGATCTGGCGAGCCTCGCCCAGCGCCTGCTCGCTGAGCCTGGCATCGCCTTGCAGCCCTTCGCGACGGGCACCGGCATCGCTGAACGCCTGCTGCGCCTGGTCGAACTGACGCTGGATTTCCACGCCGGCCGCCATCAGGCGGGCGCGCTGGGCGAACTGGGCGCGCCAACCTCCGAGCAGCTCGCCCAGTCGCGCACGCTGCGGCTGCTGCGCGAAACGTGCCTCCAGCGCCTGACGCTGCTCGACCAGCGCATCCAGCGCCGCACCACGGGCATCGCTCACCTGCCGGGCGAACTGGCTGGCGCTCCACAGCGCCTCGGCGATCCGTTCACGGCTGGCGGCCTGCTCGCTGCGATTGTCCTCCAGCGCGGCGCGGTCCTGCGCCAGACTGTCATGATTGGCGCGCCAGGCCTGGTGCAGCGGCTGCAAGCGCGCGGCGGGCTCGCTGGCGGCCAGGCGTTGCAGGTCCGGTTGCGCCGCATCGAGCGACTGCCGGGCACCCGTTTCGTTCTCGCTGGCCTGCCGCATCTGCTGCTCGGCGCGGCCGAGCTCCTCGCACCAACGGCGCTGGGCCTGCAGCGCCACCTGGCGGCCCTGCAGCGAGGCCTCCTGCAACAGCGCCTGATGGTTCTGCTGTTCGAGGGCTTCGCGCTGCTCGCCGCTGAGCAGTTCGACGCCTTCGGCACGGGCGCGCAACTGGTCGAGCGCGCCGCGTACGTCGCGAGTGCGCTCGAAGACGCGCTGCGAGATCAGCCCGTAGATTTCCGTGCCGGTCAGCTCCTCCAGCAATTCCGCGCGCTGGTTGGCGTTGGCTTCGAGGAAGGCGGCAAAACCGCCCTGGGCCAGCAGCATGGATTTGGTGAAGCGTTCGAAGTCCAGCCCCGTCAGGATTTCGGTCTGCTTGAGCTTGTCGCTGATCTTGTCGGTAAGGATTTCCCCCTCGCCACTGGCGCGGTCGACGCGCGCCAGCTCCACCTTCGGCGCCTGCAACGCGCCCTCGGCCTTGTCGCGGGCGCGGCGCTGGCTCCAGAAGGCGCGGTAGGGCTGCCCCTTCACCTCGAACTCCACTTCGGCCAGGCAGTCGGCGGTGTGCCGGGTCATCAGCTCGTTGCCGCTCTGCGACAGCACGCTCATGCGCGGCGTGCGGTGGTAGAGCGCGAGGCAGATGGCGTCGAGCAGCGTGGTCTTGCCGGCGCCGGTGGGGCCGGTGATGGCGAACAGGCCGTTGCCGGCGAAGGGTTCGGCGGTGAAGTCGATTTTCCACTCGCCCTTGAGCGAGTTGAGGTTCTTCAGGCGCAGGCTGAGGATTCTCATGGCTGCTGCTCCTGCTCTTGCAGTTCACCGAGCACCTGCCGGTACAACCCGGTCAGGCGTTCACGCAAGGGCGCTTCCAGGTCCTCGCCGTCCAGGCGTTGCCGGAACACATCCTCGGGGCTGAGTTCGTCGAGGGTTTCCTTCGCCTCGCTGAACAGCGCCGCCTGTGCGTTGCCGCGCTCACGGCGGGTTCGCAGGACGACCACCGGCAGGTCTTCGCAAAGCTTCTCGACGCGCACCTGGATATCGCTGAGGTAGTCGTCGGTGTGCACCAGCACCTCCAGCCACACCGGCTGCTCGGCGCTGCCTTCCGCGGCCACGCGGGCCAGCTCGACGGGCAGGCTGGCGAGGCTGCCGGACACCGACTTCAGCGGCTGGAAGCACGGCACCGGCAAGGCGCTGACGCCGCGCAGGCCGCTGTCGTCCAGGTCCACCAGCAGTACCTGCTTGCCTTGCGCGGCCTCGTCGAAACTCAGCGCGATGGGCGAGCCGCAATAGCGGATGTGCTCCAGTCCGCCGACCTTCTGCGGCCGGTGGATGTGCCCCAGGGCGATGTAGTCCGCCGGCGGGAAGGCGCTGGTGGGGAAGGCCTCCAGCGTGCCGACGTAGATCTCCCGCACCGACTCGCTGGCGCTCGCGCCCACCGTGGTGAGGTGACCGGTGGCGAGGATCGGCAGGTGGCGGCCGAGGGCTTCGCGCTGCGCCTCGGCGCGCTCGAACAACTGCCGGTAATGCGCCTGGATCGCCTGTTGCAGCGCCAGTTGCTTGTCCTGCGCGCTCTGTCCGGCCTGGCTGGTGAGCACATCACGCGGGCGGATGAAGGGAATCGCACAGAGGATCGCGCCGGGCTCGCCGTTGCGCTGCGGCAGCACCAGCACCTGCGCGTCGAGATCGGTGCCGACGGCGGCGATCACCTGGGTGTCCAGGCACGCCAGCAGCTCGCGGGACTCCTCCAGCATGGCCACCGAATCATGGTTGCCGCCCAGCACCACCAGCCGTGCGCCGGTATCGCGCAGTTCGACGATGAAGCGGTTGTACAGCTCGCGGGCGTAACTGGGCGGCGCGCCGGTGTCGAACACATCGCCGGCGATGATCACCGCATCCACGCCCTGCTCGCGCACCTGCCCGACCAGCCAGGCGCAGAACGCCTGGTGCTCGGCCTCGCGGCTCTTGCCCATGAAGTGCTGGCCCAGGTGCCAGTCGGAGGTGTGGAGAATGCGCATACCGTGACGTCCGCAGCCGTGATCCAAAGGCTGGGATGATAGCGGGTTGCGCCGCCGCGATGGCGGATTCGCCGGCCACCGCCGCCCAGGCTGGCTATCTTTCAGGAATGCACGCCGCGAAAAGGACTCCCCATGCAACGCCTCGTCAACATGCTCAAGGACCTCGCCATCCTCGTCCGCGCCAACCTCTGGCTGGTGCCGGTGCTGGCCGCGCTGGTCGCTGCGGTCTTCTACTTCGTCGCGCCGCCACCGCCGATGAGCGCCACCCTCGCCACCGGCGCGCCGGGGGGCGGTTATGCGGCTTTCGGCGAGCGCCTGAAGGAGGAACTGGCCACGCAGGGCTTCGAGCTGAAGCTGGTCAAGACCGCGGGGTCGAGACAGAACCTGGAGAAGCTGCTGGACACCGGCAGCGAGGTGAACATCGGGCTGGTGCAGAGCGGCCAGGAGCAACAACTGGAGCCCGCCCAGCGCACCGGCCTGCAGACCCTCGGGGCGATGTTCCAGGAGCCCTTGTGGCTGTTCCAGCGCCGCGACGTGAAGATCGACCGCGTCGCCGACCTGCTGCCGCTGCGGCTGGCCATCGGCACGCCGGGCAGCGGCACCGAGGCGGTGACCGAAGCCATCCTCAAGGCCAACGACATCCCCAGCGATCCCCTGCCGGCGAACTGGCAGGCGCGCGGCGGCAACGCGGTGGCCCATGAACTGCTGGCCGGCACGCTGGACGCGGCCTTCTTCGTCGGCCCGGCGGAAAACCCCTTGATCCAGCGTCTGGCGGCCAGCCCCGAACTGAAGCTGGCCGGCTTCCGCCGCGCCCATGCCTACGAGGCGCGGATTCCCTTCCTCACGCGTGTGGAAGTCAGCGAAGGCCTGCTGAACCTGGCGCAGAACGTCCCGGAGCAGGACCTGGCCACGCTGTCGCCGGTGGCCACCCTGGTGATCAACGACAACTTCCACCCGGCACTCACCCCGCTGATCC
This Pseudomonas sp. ATCC 13867 DNA region includes the following protein-coding sequences:
- a CDS encoding AAA family ATPase — translated: MRILSLRLKNLNSLKGEWKIDFTAEPFAGNGLFAITGPTGAGKTTLLDAICLALYHRTPRMSVLSQSGNELMTRHTADCLAEVEFEVKGQPYRAFWSQRRARDKAEGALQAPKVELARVDRASGEGEILTDKISDKLKQTEILTGLDFERFTKSMLLAQGGFAAFLEANANQRAELLEELTGTEIYGLISQRVFERTRDVRGALDQLRARAEGVELLSGEQREALEQQNHQALLQEASLQGRQVALQAQRRWCEELGRAEQQMRQASENETGARQSLDAAQPDLQRLAASEPAARLQPLHQAWRANHDSLAQDRAALEDNRSEQAASRERIAEALWSASQFARQVSDARGAALDALVEQRQALEARFAQQPQRARLGELLGGWRAQFAQRARLMAAGVEIQRQFDQAQQAFSDAGARREGLQGDARLSEQALGEARQIESAARQQLESLLAGATEAQLRDRAQQLQALGRGFDRLEQIAQARAQAAAQLARWQPELLALRQRKGERDGAIVVLRERYKATQQQVADREKLLQQEQRIHQLEHWRAQLQPGEACPLCGSLQHPAVEAYQALDVSATQTALDESRRALAELESQGVALRGELAELEAQLQQGQRQLDEAEAALRQQQDAWQQHCAAQGLQLVDEQALATERQRHETALADLQRQLTALEEHKVRQQDAVQARVDAERKHSEAAQQLALFEGEQQFARQRQDERTQQIASQRAELRQQEETLAAALTELGYDLPEDGEQWLAERTGEWQRWQRDQQLGQQLAAAEREAAQAAGVARETAQQWQQRWQAAAFEARSVVPRAEDPQQALAESEARLGASQRQADALQGREQSLLERLQQDQARLAQSAAAWQHALAQSPFADEPAYLAALLDDAQRAELGTLRQKLETAITEAVALRTAALKDVERLNAEPHGDLSLDELNQQLLTLNAELRELGQRQGEIRAQLQGDDARRASQQSLFEAIRRQEEEHDLWQRLNSLIGAADGARYRRFAQGLTLDHLVHLANRQLQRLHGRYQLARRSDGELELEVVDTWQGDTARDCKTLSGGESFLVSLALALALSDLVSHKTSIDSLFLDEGFGTLDGETLEVALDALDSLNATGKTIGVISHVEALKERIPVQLKVHKGVGMGYSQLDACFRFTPGNG
- a CDS encoding TAXI family TRAP transporter solute-binding subunit encodes the protein MQRLVNMLKDLAILVRANLWLVPVLAALVAAVFYFVAPPPPMSATLATGAPGGGYAAFGERLKEELATQGFELKLVKTAGSRQNLEKLLDTGSEVNIGLVQSGQEQQLEPAQRTGLQTLGAMFQEPLWLFQRRDVKIDRVADLLPLRLAIGTPGSGTEAVTEAILKANDIPSDPLPANWQARGGNAVAHELLAGTLDAAFFVGPAENPLIQRLAASPELKLAGFRRAHAYEARIPFLTRVEVSEGLLNLAQNVPEQDLATLSPVATLVINDNFHPALTPLILEAARRVMSKGTLLDPAGAFPSAEPRTLALQGDAERYYKSGPPLLQRFLPFRIASLADRYIILLIPFIAILIPLMKSIGPLYRWRIRARIYRWYRYLREIDRRLDERAGSAELSTEIERLEQLEAELAKVEVPLSYYNELYELHLHLNYVIRRLRQLRRNRRERDGQVAASD
- the sbcD gene encoding exonuclease subunit SbcD; its protein translation is MRILHTSDWHLGQHFMGKSREAEHQAFCAWLVGQVREQGVDAVIIAGDVFDTGAPPSYARELYNRFIVELRDTGARLVVLGGNHDSVAMLEESRELLACLDTQVIAAVGTDLDAQVLVLPQRNGEPGAILCAIPFIRPRDVLTSQAGQSAQDKQLALQQAIQAHYRQLFERAEAQREALGRHLPILATGHLTTVGASASESVREIYVGTLEAFPTSAFPPADYIALGHIHRPQKVGGLEHIRYCGSPIALSFDEAAQGKQVLLVDLDDSGLRGVSALPVPCFQPLKSVSGSLASLPVELARVAAEGSAEQPVWLEVLVHTDDYLSDIQVRVEKLCEDLPVVVLRTRRERGNAQAALFSEAKETLDELSPEDVFRQRLDGEDLEAPLRERLTGLYRQVLGELQEQEQQP
- a CDS encoding Dps family protein, yielding MKKSASAPKKPAAAKPAATKPAAKAAAKPAAKTAAKPAAKAAASKPAAKPAAAKPAVRRAPALATPSDLSKNATRDLSAALNRLLADVFALYLKTKNFHWHVSGPHFRDYHLLLDEHATEIFAMTDAIAERTRKIGGNTIRSIGHIARDKRILDNDAEFVQPLDMLAELQEDNKALTSYMREVHDLCDEYHDIATASLIENWIDETEQRTWFLFETSRRGDGTGH